The Procambarus clarkii isolate CNS0578487 chromosome 24, FALCON_Pclarkii_2.0, whole genome shotgun sequence genomic interval tcccctcccatcatgcccccactctcccctcccatcatgcccccactctcccctcccatcatgcctccactctcccctcccatcatgcctccactctcccctcccatcatgcctccactctcccctcccatcatgcccccactctcccctcccatcatgcccccactctcccctcccaccctccctgacaCTAGACCATTAATACCGTTTTTTCCTCCCATTGGCACCAGACCATTAGTGCCACCCAGCCCAACCCCGCCACTCCCACCCTAACACAAACCCAGCCTCCCACGCCCGcccacccagcctcccacacccGCCCACCCAGCCTCCCACTCCCGCCCACCCAGCCTCCCACGCCCGCCCACCAAGCCTCCCACTCCCGCCCACCAAGCCTCCCACTCCCGCCCACCAAGCCTCCCACTCCCGCCCACCAAGCCTCCCACTCCCGCCCACCCAGCCTCCCACTCCCGCCCACCCAGCCTCCCACTCCCGCCCACCCAGCCTCCCACTCCCGCCCACCCAGCCTCCCACTCCCGCCCACCAAGCCTCCCACTCCCGCCCACCCAGCCTCCCACTCCCGCCCACCCAGCCTC includes:
- the LOC138367992 gene encoding uncharacterized protein; translation: MSQTISATQPNPATPTLTQTQPPTPAHPASHTRPPSLPLPPTQPPTPAHQASHSRPPSLPLPPTKPPTPAHQASHSRPPSLPLPPTQPPTPAHPASHSRPPSLPLPPTKPPTPAHPASHSRPPSLPLPPTQPPTPAHPASHARPPSLPRPPTQPPTPAHPASYDRPPSLPRPPTQPPTPAHPASHARPPSLPRPPTQPPTPAHPASYDRPPSLSRLNVHLPNIPRPP